A window of Aliarcobacter trophiarum LMG 25534 contains these coding sequences:
- a CDS encoding ATP-binding cassette domain-containing protein → MLEIKNYNNFILKDISFKLNRGENLLILGENGAGKSTLAKVLSNLLPNKNLFLDGENIEKLSSLKRVKTINYIPSYFEVFDDYITLFEFLKISLIEDKSELEILNIIKLLKLERLQNSYCKSLSSGEKQLVQLASAILHGAKITIFDELTANLDLNRVKEVFNILNQDFFTQKIIITHNLDFAYQLKGYKVLFLENGAIKFFGAFDEFFTQNSLDRFYKNSLKLLENHLVLDL, encoded by the coding sequence ATGTTAGAGATAAAAAATTACAATAATTTTATTTTAAAAGATATTAGTTTCAAGTTAAATAGAGGTGAAAACTTGCTTATTTTAGGGGAAAATGGAGCAGGAAAATCTACTTTGGCAAAGGTTTTATCAAATCTTTTACCAAATAAAAATCTTTTTTTAGATGGAGAGAATATAGAAAAGCTAAGCTCTTTAAAAAGAGTAAAAACAATAAACTATATACCTAGCTATTTTGAAGTTTTTGATGATTATATTACACTTTTTGAGTTTTTAAAAATCTCTTTAATAGAAGATAAAAGTGAATTAGAGATTTTAAATATAATAAAACTTTTAAAGTTAGAAAGACTTCAAAATAGTTACTGTAAAAGCCTAAGTTCTGGGGAAAAACAGCTTGTGCAACTAGCAAGTGCAATACTCCATGGTGCAAAAATTACAATCTTTGATGAGCTGACTGCAAATTTGGATTTAAATAGAGTAAAAGAGGTATTTAATATTCTAAACCAAGATTTTTTTACTCAAAAAATCATTATTACACATAATCTTGACTTTGCATATCAGTTAAAAGGATATAAGGTTTTGTTTTTAGAAAATGGAGCTATTAAGTTTTTTGGAGCTTTTGATGAGTTTTTTACTCAAAATAGTTTGGATAGATTTTATAAAAATAGCCTAAAGCTTTTAGAAAATCATTTGGTACTAGATTTATGA
- a CDS encoding FecCD family ABC transporter permease, with the protein MKKLIYILAISLLLLSPFLGESIISFKDIFDLSSTNNIIFWELRVPRVFLAFFVGTILALSGLVFQVIFKNELITPYTLGIASGTTLFTAISIVFIPLIPLYISSIFGSLITIFLLFIISKKLNSKKLLNSTNSMLLIGIALSYFYSSALMLLFFTSNLQESYSIVRFTLGSLDVVGFFPTIVLFFTALFLIIFLYKQKRDIELLLISNDLAFLKGLNINRSTLILLIFITICVGISIGFVGPIGFVGLVIPHIMKLIYKKSATQLFFPTLFFGGVFLVFCDLVARLIPTASTLPIGVITSFIGAIFFVYLLIRR; encoded by the coding sequence ATGAAAAAACTTATCTATATTTTGGCTATTTCTTTACTTTTACTCTCTCCTTTTTTGGGAGAAAGTATCATAAGTTTTAAGGATATTTTTGATTTAAGTAGCACAAACAATATAATCTTTTGGGAGCTAAGAGTACCTAGAGTGTTTTTGGCTTTTTTTGTGGGAACTATTTTGGCTCTTAGTGGGTTAGTTTTTCAAGTTATTTTTAAAAATGAGTTAATTACTCCATATACTTTGGGAATTGCTAGTGGAACAACACTTTTTACAGCTATTTCAATAGTATTTATTCCTTTAATTCCTCTTTATATTTCAAGTATTTTTGGTTCTTTAATTACTATTTTTTTACTCTTTATAATTTCAAAAAAATTGAATTCAAAAAAGCTTTTAAACTCCACAAATTCAATGCTTTTAATAGGAATTGCCTTATCATATTTTTATAGTTCAGCTTTAATGCTACTTTTTTTTACAAGTAATTTACAAGAGAGCTATAGTATTGTACGATTTACTTTAGGAAGTCTTGATGTTGTAGGATTTTTTCCTACAATTGTACTTTTTTTTACAGCACTATTTTTAATAATTTTTTTGTATAAACAAAAAAGAGATATTGAATTACTTCTCATTTCAAATGATTTGGCATTTTTAAAGGGTTTAAATATAAATAGAAGCACTTTAATTCTTTTAATATTTATTACAATATGTGTAGGAATTTCTATTGGTTTTGTAGGGCCAATTGGTTTTGTAGGACTTGTAATTCCACATATTATGAAGTTAATTTATAAAAAAAGTGCCACACAACTATTTTTTCCAACTCTATTTTTTGGTGGAGTTTTTTTGGTTTTTTGTGATTTAGTAGCAAGATTAATTCCAACAGCCTCTACTCTTCCTATTGGAGTTATTACCTCTTTTATTGGGGCTATATTCTTTGTTTATTTATTAATTAGAAGATAG
- a CDS encoding SixA phosphatase family protein → MKKLILIRHAKSSWSNPLLDDFDRPLNKRGEKNAPFMAKVLNQKELKPDLIISSPAKRTKDTLNYFLDEFKDYKKKVRFDQSIYEAPYTNLLNVIKSVEKEYDTLFFIGHNPGINDLSDFLLNGFYKNIPTTGILKIDLDIDSWDEIEKGYGNLDFFLYPKMFICNLC, encoded by the coding sequence ATGAAAAAGTTAATTTTGATAAGACATGCAAAATCTAGCTGGTCAAACCCACTTTTAGATGATTTTGATAGACCCTTAAATAAAAGAGGAGAGAAGAATGCTCCTTTTATGGCAAAAGTTTTAAATCAAAAAGAGCTAAAACCAGACTTAATAATATCTTCACCTGCAAAAAGAACAAAAGATACTTTGAACTACTTTTTAGACGAGTTTAAAGATTATAAAAAAAAGGTGAGATTTGATCAAAGTATCTATGAAGCACCATATACTAATTTATTAAATGTTATAAAAAGTGTAGAAAAGGAATATGATACTTTATTTTTTATTGGACATAACCCAGGAATTAATGATTTAAGTGATTTTTTACTAAATGGATTCTATAAAAATATCCCTACAACTGGAATTTTAAAAATAGATCTAGATATAGACTCATGGGATGAAATTGAAAAGGGATATGGTAATTTAGACTTTTTTTTATATCCTAAAATGTTTATTTGTAATTTATGTTAA
- a CDS encoding transglutaminase-like cysteine peptidase, whose amino-acid sequence MKILVSIFFLLFFTINADFVDSSLLVKVEEKYGKFAKNRFVALNALLEKNKSYDIKTKLENINDFFNGIKYASDKSIYGTSDYWANPYEMLARDKADCEDYVIAKYFALEYLGVPTSKMFLSYVRVKSSNEAHMVLTYFETPSSEPLILDNLRKTIQLASKRDDLIPVFNFNPNILKGEKTAAHRKWDTLIKDYKGKKI is encoded by the coding sequence ATGAAAATTTTAGTTAGTATATTTTTTCTACTGTTTTTTACTATAAATGCTGATTTTGTTGATTCTTCTTTACTTGTAAAAGTTGAAGAAAAATATGGAAAATTTGCAAAAAATAGGTTTGTTGCATTAAATGCTCTATTGGAAAAAAATAAAAGCTATGATATAAAAACAAAGCTTGAAAATATAAATGATTTTTTCAATGGTATAAAGTATGCAAGCGACAAGAGTATTTATGGTACTAGTGATTATTGGGCTAATCCTTATGAGATGTTAGCTAGAGATAAAGCAGATTGTGAAGATTATGTAATTGCAAAATATTTTGCATTAGAGTATTTAGGAGTTCCAACTTCAAAAATGTTTTTATCTTATGTTAGAGTTAAATCTTCAAATGAAGCTCATATGGTTTTGACATATTTTGAGACGCCAAGCTCTGAACCTTTGATTTTAGATAATTTAAGAAAAACTATTCAACTAGCTTCAAAAAGGGATGATTTGATACCAGTTTTTAACTTTAATCCAAATATCTTAAAAGGTGAAAAAACTGCTGCTCACAGGAAATGGGATACATTAATTAAAGATTATAAAGGAAAAAAAATATGA
- a CDS encoding bifunctional diguanylate cyclase/phosphodiesterase, which yields MSLLKQVSIVLGFIFLVLFVSIIGLSFSIIKDSSAKSLYENVQNSVTSTSLSITNAGIDESTIKTVINAAFDNGNYEKIVFKNTNEEIVYELKKELKINNEIPNWFIDIVDIGEISALASISQGWNMLGVLEFYADRAIYYNQTYSMFIKLLQSLAISFVVLIFILAIFFNFILRPLRVINSQAKAVMNNEFIISNEKPFTVEFKVLTTGINSMIEKFEKMFQNTNEVLKTNKELLYFDETTKINNRRYFILKANEYLDKDSSNNKGFIVSIAIKLDIINKTYGFVKTNTILQKLATNLKDSFNLDNDVVVRMNGSEFLALIPNAKEEDVKNSLEKLIVDLKNIEELNENIFIGLCRYENEESLRTLFTKIDYTISQSKINTEKEYFYATNINNIKTKEEWINILNISLKEEFFRLIHRDIVDINSKQEYLRTISFELDFDGETIRYGEFIASVLEQNRLDEVYLHIIEKVFKETKEQDFVSIQLPTIFIEKLSSYAKLKEILIRYKNLSKNVIFEIEEEAFNKNFNSTLMYITLFKELNFNFAIFNFIANSDDYNYLKELRPLYIKASKFFLLESRQSLNMLKILTQSLDIKLVATSVDELEEIKTLEEIGINAISGSVMAKL from the coding sequence ATGAGTTTATTAAAACAAGTTTCTATAGTTCTTGGTTTTATTTTTTTGGTACTTTTTGTATCAATTATTGGTTTATCATTTAGTATTATAAAAGACTCTTCTGCAAAATCTCTGTATGAAAATGTACAAAATAGTGTTACTAGTACTAGTTTATCTATTACAAATGCAGGAATTGATGAAAGTACTATTAAAACAGTTATAAATGCAGCTTTTGATAATGGAAATTATGAGAAGATTGTATTTAAAAATACTAATGAAGAGATAGTTTATGAGCTAAAAAAAGAGCTGAAAATAAATAATGAGATACCAAATTGGTTTATAGATATTGTTGATATAGGGGAAATTTCTGCACTTGCAAGTATTTCACAAGGCTGGAATATGCTAGGAGTTTTAGAGTTTTATGCTGATAGAGCTATTTATTATAATCAAACTTATAGTATGTTTATTAAACTTTTACAATCTTTAGCCATAAGTTTTGTAGTTTTAATATTCATTTTGGCAATCTTTTTTAATTTTATTTTAAGACCACTTAGAGTTATAAATAGTCAAGCAAAAGCAGTAATGAACAATGAGTTTATAATCTCAAATGAAAAACCATTTACTGTGGAGTTCAAAGTTTTAACTACTGGTATAAATAGTATGATCGAAAAGTTTGAGAAGATGTTTCAAAATACAAATGAGGTTTTAAAAACAAATAAAGAGTTACTATATTTTGATGAAACAACAAAGATAAATAATAGAAGATATTTTATACTAAAAGCAAATGAGTATTTAGATAAAGATAGCTCAAATAATAAAGGTTTTATCGTATCAATTGCAATAAAACTTGATATTATAAATAAAACTTACGGATTTGTAAAAACAAATACTATTTTACAAAAACTTGCTACAAATTTAAAAGATAGTTTTAATTTAGATAATGATGTAGTTGTGAGAATGAATGGTTCTGAGTTTTTGGCACTTATTCCAAATGCCAAAGAAGAAGATGTAAAAAATAGTTTAGAAAAACTAATTGTTGATTTAAAAAATATTGAAGAGTTAAATGAAAATATCTTTATAGGGCTTTGTAGATATGAAAATGAAGAGAGTTTAAGAACACTATTTACTAAAATAGACTATACAATCTCTCAATCAAAAATAAATACAGAAAAAGAGTATTTTTATGCAACTAATATTAATAATATTAAAACAAAAGAGGAGTGGATAAATATTTTAAATATCTCTCTAAAAGAGGAATTCTTTAGACTAATTCATAGAGATATTGTTGATATTAACTCAAAACAAGAGTATTTAAGAACAATCAGTTTTGAGCTCGATTTTGATGGTGAGACAATTAGATATGGCGAGTTTATAGCATCTGTTTTAGAGCAAAATAGATTAGATGAAGTATATTTACATATTATAGAAAAAGTTTTCAAAGAGACAAAAGAGCAAGATTTTGTCTCTATTCAACTTCCAACTATATTTATAGAAAAACTAAGTAGTTATGCAAAACTAAAAGAGATTTTAATTAGATATAAAAATCTATCAAAAAATGTTATTTTTGAGATAGAAGAGGAAGCATTTAATAAAAACTTTAATAGTACTTTAATGTATATAACACTATTTAAAGAGCTTAATTTTAACTTTGCTATATTTAATTTTATTGCAAATAGTGATGATTACAACTATTTAAAAGAGCTTAGACCTCTTTATATTAAAGCATCAAAATTCTTCCTGCTTGAGTCAAGACAGAGTTTAAATATGCTTAAAATTCTTACACAATCTTTGGATATAAAGCTTGTTGCTACAAGTGTAGATGAGCTCGAAGAGATAAAAACTCTTGAGGAAATAGGAATAAATGCTATTTCTGGTTCTGTAATGGCAAAATTATAG
- the aroB gene encoding 3-dehydroquinate synthase, whose protein sequence is MTVKIDLNNENSYEIYIEKLKKISFDRKVVVVTNPTIASFHLEYLKDNLSAQELSFCTIPDGEEYKNMQTLEQILESCFLAKLDRKSLLVAFGGGVIGDMTGFAASIYQRGIDFIQIPTTLLSQVDASVGGKTGINNRFGKNLIGSFHQPKAVYIDSSFLKTLPKREFGAGVAEIIKMAVCFNKDFFMWLENNDLNYEKNIDIAIQKSVQTKAYVVSVDEKEQGLRAALNYGHTFGHVIENLTNYKTYLHGEAVGIGMCMANALAVKLGFMSEDDEKRVEKLLKKYEIPTTYKIKDVEDFYEHFFLDKKSSNSKIKFILPVGIGDCKITDEIKRDDVIEILKGF, encoded by the coding sequence ATGACTGTAAAAATCGATTTAAACAATGAAAATTCATATGAAATTTATATAGAGAAGCTAAAAAAAATAAGCTTTGATAGAAAAGTTGTTGTTGTTACGAACCCAACTATTGCTTCTTTTCACTTAGAGTATTTAAAAGATAATTTGAGTGCACAAGAGCTTAGCTTTTGTACAATTCCTGATGGAGAAGAGTACAAAAATATGCAAACATTGGAGCAGATTTTAGAGAGTTGTTTTTTAGCAAAGCTAGATAGAAAATCTCTTTTGGTTGCTTTTGGTGGCGGTGTTATTGGTGATATGACAGGATTTGCTGCTTCAATATATCAAAGAGGAATAGACTTTATACAAATTCCTACAACACTTTTATCACAAGTAGATGCAAGTGTTGGTGGAAAAACAGGAATAAATAATAGATTTGGAAAAAATCTAATTGGCTCTTTTCATCAACCAAAAGCTGTTTATATCGATAGTAGTTTTTTAAAAACATTACCAAAAAGAGAGTTTGGTGCAGGTGTTGCTGAGATTATAAAAATGGCAGTATGTTTTAATAAAGATTTTTTTATGTGGCTTGAGAATAATGATTTAAATTATGAAAAAAATATAGATATTGCTATACAAAAATCGGTACAAACGAAAGCTTATGTTGTAAGTGTTGATGAAAAAGAGCAAGGATTAAGAGCAGCTTTGAACTATGGTCATACTTTTGGACATGTAATAGAAAATCTTACAAATTATAAAACATATCTTCATGGTGAAGCAGTTGGTATTGGAATGTGTATGGCAAATGCTTTAGCTGTAAAACTTGGTTTTATGAGTGAAGATGATGAGAAAAGAGTAGAAAAGCTTCTTAAAAAGTATGAGATTCCAACAACTTATAAAATAAAAGATGTTGAAGATTTTTATGAGCATTTCTTTTTGGATAAAAAATCAAGTAATAGTAAAATTAAATTTATTTTACCTGTTGGAATTGGTGATTGTAAAATTACAGATGAGATAAAAAGAGATGATGTAATTGAGATTTTAAAGGGGTTTTAA
- a CDS encoding mechanosensitive ion channel domain-containing protein — protein MFKKIVLILCLVASFNLIANEQKVDDSKKKSLEQKNTQKKDENILEIENMVEANILIDKINKIEASFKDNILLKRYSNYLSYSKISNELETLKESLKRKNQLSDELEYQLLNKIRVKENELELIGEYKGSPIGSLINPPEIDKFENITNPFGIITALSNIKKIESNKQQFGSLELQIEVLLKSLEVELNSYRELFVLEPKGDYKDKISFLDKQKRDFEIVLDIVSTTQEVYGRKTEQIVLELKNQISSQIQKMMFIFGIIIVMLIVSFLVKLTLKKYFSQNENYYMVNKIINFTLAFLVLMLLLFSYIDNVSYLVTILGFASAGIAIALKDWFMSLFGWMVIVTSGFIQVGDRIRVTKGDVETVGDVLDISLFKITIKEDVTMVSYMKNRRAGRIFFVPNNYIFSELIANYSHSELKTVWDGIDITLTFDSNFKKAQKIVREILKHYSKGYSDITRKQLSKMRNKYQLRATGVEPRVFTLIEPYGVVVSGWYLTNSFAALVLRSTISAEIIEALMKEDDIHIAYPTQQININRTSKAYGPSRNDSNKEPEFE, from the coding sequence GTGTTTAAAAAAATTGTTCTAATACTATGTTTGGTGGCTAGTTTTAATCTTATTGCAAATGAGCAAAAAGTTGATGATAGTAAGAAAAAGAGCTTAGAACAAAAAAATACCCAAAAAAAAGATGAAAATATTTTAGAGATTGAAAATATGGTTGAGGCAAATATTTTAATTGATAAAATAAATAAAATAGAGGCTAGCTTTAAAGATAATATTCTTTTAAAAAGATATTCAAACTATCTATCATATAGTAAAATTTCAAATGAATTAGAGACTTTAAAAGAGAGTTTAAAAAGAAAAAATCAATTAAGTGATGAGTTAGAGTATCAGCTTCTAAATAAAATTAGAGTAAAAGAGAATGAGTTAGAACTAATTGGTGAGTACAAAGGTTCACCAATAGGAAGTTTAATTAATCCACCAGAAATAGATAAATTTGAAAATATTACAAATCCATTTGGAATAATTACAGCTTTATCAAATATAAAAAAAATAGAGAGCAATAAGCAACAATTTGGCTCTTTAGAGCTTCAAATAGAGGTTTTATTAAAGAGCTTAGAAGTTGAATTAAATAGCTATAGAGAACTTTTTGTTTTAGAACCAAAAGGTGATTATAAAGACAAAATCTCTTTTTTGGATAAACAAAAAAGAGATTTTGAGATAGTATTAGATATTGTAAGTACAACTCAAGAGGTTTATGGAAGAAAAACAGAGCAAATTGTATTAGAGTTAAAAAATCAAATATCTTCACAAATTCAAAAAATGATGTTTATTTTTGGAATAATTATTGTGATGCTTATAGTCTCATTTTTAGTAAAATTAACGCTCAAAAAGTATTTCTCACAAAATGAGAATTACTATATGGTAAATAAAATAATCAATTTTACCTTGGCATTTTTGGTATTAATGTTACTTCTATTTTCATATATAGACAATGTTTCATACCTTGTAACTATTTTAGGATTTGCATCCGCAGGTATTGCAATTGCTTTAAAAGATTGGTTTATGTCACTTTTTGGATGGATGGTAATAGTTACTTCTGGATTTATTCAAGTTGGAGATAGAATTAGAGTTACAAAGGGTGATGTTGAAACAGTTGGTGATGTTTTAGATATTTCACTATTTAAAATAACAATTAAAGAAGATGTTACAATGGTATCTTACATGAAGAATAGAAGAGCTGGAAGAATTTTCTTTGTACCAAATAACTATATCTTTTCTGAACTTATTGCAAACTATAGCCATAGTGAGTTAAAAACAGTTTGGGATGGAATAGATATTACCCTTACTTTTGACTCTAATTTTAAAAAAGCTCAGAAAATTGTAAGAGAGATTTTAAAACATTATTCAAAAGGATATAGTGATATTACAAGAAAACAGTTATCAAAGATGAGAAATAAATATCAACTAAGAGCTACAGGAGTAGAGCCTAGAGTTTTTACTTTAATTGAACCTTATGGAGTTGTAGTTTCTGGTTGGTATCTTACAAATTCATTTGCAGCATTGGTTCTAAGAAGTACTATTAGTGCTGAAATAATCGAAGCTTTAATGAAAGAGGATGATATCCATATAGCATATCCTACTCAACAAATAAATATTAATAGAACCTCAAAAGCTTATGGTCCTTCAAGAAATGACTCAAATAAAGAGCCTGAATTTGAATAG
- the mtaB gene encoding tRNA (N(6)-L-threonylcarbamoyladenosine(37)-C(2))-methylthiotransferase MtaB codes for MNFSTTKPKVFFKTFGCRTNIFDTQVMMSNLKDFEVTQDESDASIVVINSCTVTNSADTTARSYINGLKKLSNNPKVIFTGCGTRTKGEKLFGENKIDGLFGASEKENINEFLKLDEKFFKLGDLKSLDKTVVEEFVGKSRAFIKIQEGCDFRCSYCIIPYVRGDARSYEESVILNQVETLAQNGFSEFILTGTNVGSYGKKMHTSLAKLLKKMSLIKGVKRIRMGSIEPIQIDDEFKELINEPFMAKHLHIALQHTSKEMLKIMNRRNKVLSDLELFEFLSSNGYALGTDFIVGHPGETEQLWREAMKNLENFPLTHIHAFTYSKRDGTPSAIMKDMIKGDIAKDRYIELVEIIKDKNYKFREKIKNSSIKLEVLVEQEKNGIFTGFDQFFNQVSISSKEDLVGDWLILDDYLVKENKNEARFE; via the coding sequence ATGAATTTTAGTACAACAAAACCAAAAGTTTTTTTTAAAACTTTTGGTTGTAGAACAAATATTTTTGATACTCAAGTTATGATGAGTAACTTAAAAGATTTTGAAGTAACACAAGATGAAAGTGATGCTTCTATAGTAGTAATTAACTCTTGTACAGTTACAAATAGTGCAGATACAACAGCTAGAAGTTATATAAATGGTTTAAAAAAATTAAGCAATAATCCAAAAGTAATCTTTACGGGGTGTGGAACAAGAACAAAAGGGGAAAAGCTTTTTGGAGAAAATAAGATAGATGGTCTTTTTGGAGCGAGTGAAAAAGAGAATATAAATGAGTTTTTAAAACTAGATGAGAAGTTTTTTAAACTAGGAGATTTAAAGAGTTTAGATAAAACTGTTGTTGAAGAGTTTGTAGGTAAAAGTAGGGCATTTATAAAAATACAAGAGGGTTGTGATTTTAGATGCTCATACTGCATTATTCCTTATGTAAGAGGTGATGCTAGAAGTTATGAAGAGAGTGTAATTTTAAATCAAGTAGAGACTTTGGCACAAAATGGTTTTAGTGAGTTTATACTAACAGGGACAAATGTAGGAAGTTATGGTAAAAAAATGCATACATCTTTGGCTAAACTTCTTAAGAAAATGTCTTTGATAAAGGGTGTTAAGCGAATACGAATGGGAAGTATAGAGCCAATTCAAATAGATGATGAATTTAAAGAACTAATAAACGAGCCTTTTATGGCAAAGCACCTTCATATTGCACTTCAACATACTTCAAAAGAGATGTTAAAGATTATGAATAGAAGAAACAAAGTTTTAAGTGATTTAGAACTTTTTGAGTTTTTAAGCTCAAATGGCTATGCTTTAGGAACTGATTTTATTGTAGGACATCCAGGAGAAACCGAACAACTTTGGAGAGAAGCTATGAAAAATCTGGAAAATTTCCCACTTACTCATATACATGCTTTTACATATTCAAAAAGAGATGGAACTCCTAGTGCAATTATGAAAGATATGATAAAAGGTGATATTGCAAAAGACAGATATATCGAACTTGTAGAGATTATAAAAGATAAAAATTATAAGTTTAGAGAAAAAATTAAAAATAGTTCTATAAAACTTGAGGTTTTAGTAGAACAGGAGAAAAACGGTATTTTTACTGGTTTTGATCAGTTCTTTAATCAAGTTTCTATATCTTCAAAAGAAGATTTAGTAGGTGATTGGCTAATATTGGATGATTATTTAGTAAAGGAGAATAAAAATGAAGCAAGATTTGAATGA
- a CDS encoding AAA family ATPase has protein sequence MKQDLNDKNIDKNFKLMLLSALVLVILFSYTIYKSSTNIQGLSYYIGIGFLFVLLIISFILRAKQDKIRDYFLKKRGNKSLNEVSFEKELSSSKGDEVVSEQSFIKPVASNITFKDVAGIKEIKEELEEIVDFLNNPSKYQKHKVKLPKGVLLVGPPGVGKTLIARAVAGEAQVPFFYQSGASFVQIYVGMGAKKVRELFDSAKLNAPSIIFIDEIDAVGKARGGKSNDERESTLNELLTQMDGFLGDSGVIVIAATNKIEVLDDALLRAGRFDRRVYVGLPNIEDRKKILELYLKDVKYSINIDKLAQSSAGFNSAALSTLVNEALLSMIKNKKSILEESDIEIAKNKLEFGKKQQKILDIEQKEILAIYQTCKAYISRSKVKLLDDGVPRINKVFLSYGEMLENIKRELAGTVGLELIKNEKYSIGEDAIKRAYEIASLMIQDYKMAQNIEEIIKSAQDSLKDELMRNIDNIARLKELMLKNEVITLEDLQ, from the coding sequence ATGAAGCAAGATTTGAATGATAAAAATATAGATAAAAACTTTAAACTAATGCTACTTTCAGCTTTGGTTTTGGTAATCTTATTTAGCTACACAATTTATAAGAGTAGTACAAACATTCAAGGACTTAGTTATTATATTGGAATTGGATTCCTCTTTGTTCTTCTTATAATATCTTTTATTTTAAGAGCAAAGCAGGATAAAATAAGAGACTATTTTTTGAAAAAACGTGGTAATAAGAGTTTAAATGAAGTTAGTTTTGAAAAAGAGTTATCAAGTAGTAAAGGTGATGAAGTTGTAAGTGAACAATCTTTTATAAAACCTGTTGCTTCAAATATTACTTTTAAAGATGTTGCTGGAATAAAAGAGATTAAAGAGGAATTAGAAGAGATAGTTGATTTCTTAAATAACCCTTCAAAATATCAAAAACATAAGGTGAAACTACCAAAAGGTGTACTTTTAGTAGGTCCTCCAGGAGTTGGAAAAACATTGATTGCAAGAGCAGTTGCAGGTGAAGCTCAAGTTCCATTTTTTTATCAAAGTGGAGCTAGTTTTGTTCAAATTTATGTAGGAATGGGAGCAAAAAAGGTTAGAGAGTTATTTGATAGTGCAAAACTAAATGCTCCATCTATAATATTTATAGATGAAATTGATGCAGTAGGAAAAGCAAGAGGTGGAAAGTCAAATGATGAACGGGAATCTACTTTAAATGAACTTTTAACTCAAATGGATGGTTTTTTAGGAGATAGTGGAGTAATAGTAATAGCTGCTACAAATAAGATAGAAGTACTAGATGATGCACTTTTAAGAGCAGGAAGATTTGATAGAAGAGTATATGTTGGATTACCAAATATTGAAGATAGAAAAAAAATTTTAGAACTATATTTAAAAGATGTAAAATACAGTATAAATATTGACAAATTAGCTCAAAGTAGTGCAGGATTTAACTCAGCAGCTTTATCAACACTTGTAAATGAAGCTCTACTTAGTATGATAAAAAATAAGAAATCTATTTTAGAAGAGAGTGATATTGAAATTGCAAAAAATAAACTAGAGTTTGGAAAAAAACAGCAGAAAATTTTAGATATAGAGCAAAAAGAGATTTTAGCAATATATCAAACTTGCAAAGCTTATATCTCAAGATCAAAGGTAAAATTGCTAGATGATGGGGTTCCTAGAATAAATAAAGTATTTTTATCTTATGGCGAAATGCTTGAAAACATAAAAAGAGAGTTGGCAGGAACTGTAGGTTTGGAGCTAATAAAAAATGAGAAGTATTCAATAGGTGAAGATGCTATAAAAAGAGCTTATGAGATAGCTTCTCTTATGATACAAGATTATAAAATGGCACAAAATATTGAAGAGATAATAAAAAGTGCACAAGATAGTTTAAAAGATGAGTTAATGAGAAATATAGACAATATAGCTAGATTAAAAGAGCTTATGCTAAAAAATGAGGTAATTACTCTTGAAGATTTACAATAA